From Taeniopygia guttata chromosome 3, bTaeGut7.mat, whole genome shotgun sequence:
tcaagacaaaaagaaaaaaaaaagaaaataaaaaaaaaagaaaaaaaagggggggtgGGATCCTAAAGAGTGTTGCAGCTGTAAGGATGGTGGAAGGAAGGATGTGGGAGTTAAGGAGGTTGTATACAAGGAGGAAAATGACAAGGTCTCAAAGGCGTTCCCAGTCTTGCGTGCATTTCAAAAACCCGGTCCACCCTGGTCACTCATTATTTAGCATTTTAAGAATCAGAGCATATCAGAGTGATGGATGAGCAACTGCAGAGGGTTGCTTTCCACTCAGCCCAAACCTTCTCCACCAGCACCTactcagccctgccctccccatcACTGCTGAACGGAACAAGGTATCATGGGCTGGTTCCCACAAAGTGAACCCCTTCCCTGGCCAGCCCTCTCCCAGAGCTCACGCACACGCAGAATCCACACAGAGCAGAAATCAGGCGAGATCCCGAGGAAGCAGAGGCCAAACTGAGCATTATTAAGGAGGCGACACGTACACTGTGGCTCTGCAGACGCAGCAAAACGCTGGCACCCATGGTGTGGTGTTTGGTATCTCTCCCTAATCTCAAATGTAGCTGAAAAGGAACTGGCACCAGATCAGCGGCCTCGTCTGGGAAGGAACAGAGAGGCTCTAGGGGAGACACAAGAAACAAGCCTCTTTTCACATCCTACCACCCTTGGGCATTTTGTGCGTCCCTTCTTTCTTCCCTGAAAGAGGCCTTTGTCATAGAAGCGCAAATCCTATACGATTTATTTCAGAGGGAGAGAAggtctttttatttatttcccccccctcccctttttCGCAGTTCGGCGACAACAAATACGTCCCTGTGCTGCgcccccttccctctccccgGCCGGTGTCCGCGGGGGCGGGGACCCCGACACGGGCGACCCCCGGGCACGCAGGGGCCGCGCAGGGGCGGTCGCGGGCGCtgcccccggccctgcccgcgcTGCGGCCGCGGCTCCCGGCGGGGGAGGCGGGCGCGGGGTCCGCGTGTGCGTGCGCGGGGGAGACCcgcagcagcgcggccgcctCTCCTCGCCGGGAGCCCCCGCACCCCGTCAGCGCTCGGGCGCACAAAGGAAACAGACCCGCCGcagcatccatccatccatgcaggCAGGCATCCCCCCGCCCCCGCTCCCCCGGGCGGGCTCCGGCCCCTCCGTTACCTGAGGCGGCtgggctcggctcggctcggctcagcgcagcgcggggccggggcggcgccGCCGCACTCGCATCCTCCTCGCTCCGCTCCTCCGCCGGctgcccccgcccgcccgcagCGAGGGGCGCCGCTCCGGGCGCCGCTGCCTCTCCCCGGGGCAGTCGCGCTACGCCGAGCCGCGGCCGGGCACGGAGGCGGCGGCTCCGTGCGGCGGCACAGCCgcagcctgggcagggatgAGCTCGCACGGGCTGTCCGcgctgatgctgctgctgctgctgctgctgccgccgcctcgcctccgctccgctccgcccggGCGAGCGCGGCTCGGGCGCTCCCTCCCACCGGGGCTCCTGACAGATGGCGCAaccgcagcgccgccgccgcccggccccgctcgcccgcccggagccggcTGCCCCCCCGCCCGCCTCGCCCCTCCGCGGGGGCGGCCCCTGACTGACAGCGGCGGCGGCCAATGGCGAGGCGCAGCCCGCAGCAGCCGCCGCTCTGATTGGTGGGCGGCGGGGGAGGCGGGGCGCGCGGCCGCGGGCGGGCAGCGCCCATGGACGCCCccgggcagcggccgccgcTCCGGGCGCCCGGCGCGGCCGTGACGGAGGCGGACGCGGgctgggaaaggaaggggaCCGGGCGCgaagaggagggagaaggaaggagaggaggggTTGTCGCTCTGTGTAGAGGTTCGCGACCGTCAGCTGCCAGCGCCGGAGCGGTTCGCGATGCTCCGCGCGCCGCTGGGGCGCCtcgggaggaggagggaggagtgAGCCGAGCGTCTCAACATCCCCGATGAATGGGAGAACAATCCCAAACAGATTATGCGTCTTTGTGTAAAACGACGGCTTGTTTTACTATTATGTTTTTTTCATCCGTAATTCTTGAAATTGGCAATAGTGGGTGATAAAGCAACGGAGATAATGAAGTACGCGGAGGTTTTCCAGAGTTAtggttttattccattttccaCATTTAATCGCGGAGTATTCAGCGAGCTGTTTTGGGAGGAGCGTCACCCCACGAAGCTGGTCTTTCAGGGGTGtacctgctgtccccacagcacgGCTGGGGCTTCGGTCTTGCACTGTAGTCACAGATGTGCGGGCAGCCCTGTCCTCCCGTCACGGGGCACCCTGCTCCGCAGGCAGGTGATTGGAAAAGTTCTCTGTACACTTTGCTTCCCTTCAGGTTCTCAGCCGTAAATGCTCCCAGCGTTTCTCAAGGTGTTGCATCCACCTCCAACGCCCATTGAAAGCATCGCATGCTCCAGCTTCAGGTCCTCTCCCCAGCACCGCCCCGTCTGTGACCTTGAGTGCTCCCATACTGACAGATTGGCGCATCTCACTGACACTTGTCTCCTAGGCTTGGAAAGCTCTTCTGCCTTAGGACTGAAGAAATTGCAGTTTAGGCTTCAACAAGAAAAGGAGAGacatacaaaatacaaaaacagagggagagaaaattAAGTATGTTGAAATAGCAAAGAGAACTATAACACAAGTTTTCGATAAATGAGGTTTACATTTGTCTCCCACTTCTCTCTGGATTTCATTTTTGTATGCTGGTATTTAACCAGAGAATTATCTCATCTTAGCAATTTGATTTCCTGATGAAATTACAGTTTTACAAGTTCAAATATAAACTTGTTTCTTATCAAGATGTCTACAGCTGGGTGTTCAGAGCAAGaaagattttcctttctctttctggGTGATTGTGTAGGTTATGTGTAGGTGACTCTTGATCATTACATTTCAGGACGAAACAGAGTTTGTTCCACAAGTTCACATAAAGAATTTGGAGGAGACGGGggaattatgaaataaaatgtcacTTGTGTCACTTCTCATTTTAATGAGAAGTGTAGATCTCATTGTAGATGTACAAAGAAACAACTTTTTCAGGTTCCTAGGTAGCTCATTTTTAGTTTCCATCCTAATCCTTCTATGCAgattgattttttaaatcatttatTTTACTATGTAAAAGGTATAATCAACACAAGAGTAGAAATGTATAGCTCAACTGAAAAAACaactttccattttcttcctgttggaTGAAAACTGCAGCTCGGTGGAGAGGTCTGATTATGCCTGTCCCAGAAACACCCATTGGGATCATGATGCTGTAGACTTTGAGGAGTTCAGGCTGCAGCCATtgggccagcagcaggcagcaggtaCCAGTCCATGCAGAGCAGAGCTTCATCAGAGCGGTTTGGAGGCAGGGCAGATTTATGGACTTCTAGCTTGGAGACCATCAGGACTGCAAATCGTGTCTTAATACTCCAGGCTCCTCAGCAGAAAGTCAGCATGTGGTTCTAGGGAAAGGGGCATTTTTGCATGCcttgtttgccttttttatgGGTTTACACATAATCTTACCCCCCCCACACACAAGTCAATAGAGGTTTCTTAGGGACCTTAAGCACTTTGGAAATTAATCAAACAACCAGGTATTCTTTCTGCAAAAGCTACAGAACAGAAATGCACTTCATTTTATAATCAAAAAGGCATGAATAAAGAATCTTTGTCTGAATTTTGAATGCTCTTGCTCTGAATGAAAACTAAAATGAcacaaataaggaaaaaaagatagaGAAAAACCTACTTGACACTCTTTTTCGAGCCAAAGTAGAAAGTAACCAACTAATCAATGAAAGCAGACCAAAACAACATcacacagcagccacagagctgctgtaaGCCTGGGCAGAAAAACTGGCTCAGCAGCATGTCATCAAAAGTCTGATTCTGAGCTTATATAGCTGAAGAAGAATAAGGTGTGGAGCCAGGAATCAAATGCTGATGGTTGCATGGGAAGCATAGGATGAAGCCTTGGGTTTCCCCTGAAGGGTACCTGTACTTCCCTTGGGATCacaaagctgctgcaggctcctgcagccccggtggCAGGGGTGAGACATGCTGGAGTGTTCCCTCTGTGTGAGTCAAGCCCacatgtccccacagcagctcctcctcacacAAGTCTTGTTCATTAGTGCTCAGCACCATGGTTTGACTGTATCAATATTTGCCTTCAGGAATCACCCAGAAAACCTTACAGTTAACCTCCCActtaaacagaagaaataattaaatttaccTACGTAACACAGGAACAGTTCTTTACTCTATTCTCTCAACTTTCCTAAATACTTTAACCTTAAGTTCATGACACTGTTTTCTCCCACCTTCATCTGTGTAGCCTTCCTCCTCATGCCAAactattttctcctttctccaaCCTCACTTTGAAAGActtattcattaaaatattgaaataatgtCCATTGAGatgctgcttcttcctcagTCATTTTCATGGAAATACTGTCAAAACCTTAAATGTGCAGCCATCTGTACTGAACAATGTGGTGTCAAgattttctcctctccttcctaTTCCCTGCTCCTATCTTCCAGTAGAGATACATGGCTTCTCACAGCAATATGAAAATTACAGATTCTGGTTAGGATTTATTTGTATTAATAATTTAGCATCTGGAAATACAGGGTAGCAGTCACAAAATTACACACAAGTGTCTTTTGGACTTGTCAGTGGGCAAGAAGTCAGTGACAGCTGTCATGACTGTATGTTGAATAAAAAATATCCACAGTTTTCAAtgaaatgtaatattttaagcAGTCAAACATAGTCACGGCTGTAATATCAAGGAGATGTAAAAGCAGGTCTTTTGTAGAACAGGGCAGAACATCAGTTCAGTTTCCTTGGTTGTGTCAAACCACTCTTGGTAAAACTAGGCTGACGCTCAGGAATAACCATCAGAATTATTTGGGATTCTTCTGAGGCatactttttaaaagtcagATCCTAATgaacttgtattttaaaagatcCCCAAAGTATAAAATGTTATagtgtctttattttttctttttttttttaattaataaaaatgttaatattgAGATTACCTTTCATAGGGATAAACAAACGTCATGCTTAAATTCTTCACTCAAACCAATACACTAGTCACAGACTGATAGGTCACTAATCTGCCTCACCGTTTTATCTTCTGTCTTACACTTCCTCCCTTTTTACATTGCTAACTTGGCAACACttccatttgttttgtttttgactGGGTGTATTTTACCAGCCTGTCATGTATAGCATATTATAAATAATTGCAGAGtagtggggtggggtgggaaaGGGATCTGAACTTGCCTACAGTATTTTAGGAGGCTGACAGCATTTGCCTCAAACATCCCACTGTATTTTCAGGAGGTGCTTCAACTGGGGAGTGCTAAATGGGTCCTGCTGACTCACAGGTGATTACTGCCAGGGAATGCTGAGGTGATAGGTCTGCCTCCCCGGGGACATCATCTTTGAGGTGTGAACAGCAACCTGGAAGCAGAAGGGAAGGTTTGAACTGAGCTCTTCATCATGCTCATCAGCAATATTACACTAATACACAGAAGCTGAAGGAAGGATATTGGCAGGGATAGGAAAAGAGCACTTTGGCATTTGTGTATTAGGTAAATAATTTGTGGGAGCAAGTGTATAGAAGAAACGTCATCACCTTATGTCTTTAAGGAATAAACAGAAGAGGCCTTCCTTATTGCTGCAGAGCTCTAATATCAAACATTTACATCCATACAAGCCTGCTTTTCTAACTGTCTTATACTATCCCAAAAGCAAAAATTGGAAGAGGTGTTTCCTCAGACACTACACAGGTTTTTTCCAAAACCAGCAAATCTGTAAGAATAGCATATTTAAAATGGCATCATGCATTTTCTAAAAGTTAAATTTTCGTGTTTATAATTTCCAGATGTGTTTGCGCTCTGTGGCTACACATTGACACGAGGGAAAAAACACACATGGGACAACCTTAGGAAATCCagaaatagcagaaaaataTCAAAGCCATTTTTCATAACTTCCAGATTTATTAGAAGTCACATCCTACTAAACTCAGAAAAaattttcttattcttattttacGTACTCAAATAAACATTTGAAATTCTCTGAAAGTTGGTAAAAGGCATTGACTTTcagtaaagatattttttaaatgacagtGAGGAACCTGTGGGATAAGAACAGGAACTTGTTGTATTTATAATCCAGCCAAGGAATATAGCAGTTCTCTTCTGGGATaggatattttcaaatataCAGGAGGCAGTGTGTATATTGCATCATATAATTTTGTAGAGATGAAGAACAGATAATATACATAAAGATGTGCCATTGTTCTCCTTCTGCTGTCAGCATTAGCCCTCCACTGAGCATCAGAGGAATGCTGGGAAGGCTGGCTTCCTGTAGCAGAATAAGGCCCAAGTTTATTCTTAAATACTACTTTCTTCCTTTATTGGTAGACACCAACACCATAGTAGATGCACTGATAAACTGCAGATATGTTTCCAGGAAATAGTCCCATGTAGGGCTTTGTGATTCCCAGAAGGATGCAGTTTTCAAAGAACTACCTCTAAATGCCAAAAAATAGATGTAAACAGTTTCTTGTCTGCCACTGTCTCCAAGCCACACTGTGTAACAGAACTAACACAGCAATCTTTAGGTCTAAAATGTCAGCACATGCTAAGAACTGACTCCATGAGGATACTCAGATTATCTGAGGGAGTACTTTGACTATAGTACTTCTATTCCCAACATACAAAATGGGGACAAAAATGTCTTCTTACTTGTGCAGCCTGAAGATTAATTACTATTTGTGAAAAAGTATAAATATTCTAGGCAGGCTGTACTGCAGAAGCATGAAGAAAATTAGTAATACTCTTTCCATTGTGAGGCTGAATTTTTGCACAGTGCCATCTCCTGAATGTGAGGAGAGgcatatttctattttctctctgaTCCTTTTGGCCATTACATCACCGAATGAGTCAGGATCCTCTCAAAAAAACCGATTCATGTTCCTGTGACTAACTGCTGCATGCACTCAGGGAGGCTACAGCAAGGTTATGTAAACTGTCCCAGTTCTGGCACTACTCAACTGTTGAACTCTTGACCTTCCACCTCTCATGTTCTTTTAATCTATTTTGGGTGTGATTTCCCAGTTTgcttggtttgttggttttttatgtttggttgttttttttgttttttttttttttccctaatggTAAAATAACCCAGATATCTGTCAGCTGGAAGTAGGCTGGTTCCATGTGTATCATTAGCAAAGACATATGCTAATGAACTTATTAGAGGGTTGGGAGTCCTTTGGTTGCCtgcactcctcctcctcctgaatACCACTCAGAAGCAGTGGGCTGTCCTAGTCTACCTGGGACAATTATTAGGAAGGTACAAAGTATATATACGAGCAGTGAGTTTCCAGCTATCTGCTGACAGTGGAGTGCTGGTGGGTGATCCCACAGTTTGGGGTAGGGGCCGAGCTTCTCACAGATTGTCTTACCTGCCTTCTTTCCCACATCTGCCCCTTGTTACTCATGCTCATAGTGTTCTCTCTAGTGCCTCATCTGTTTGTCCCTATCACACACCGACAGCCTTGATGTAGTGTTTTACTGACAGTAACTCTCTTTCTAAAGAGATGCTGACTTGTGGACTGGATTCCTAGTAAGCATTAATAAGATTTGCATTTGCTTTCAGCTTATTAATCAGAGCTTCTTCCGCTGGTGTAATCTCCAAGGAAAACACATCCTAGCCAGCAGTGTGCTCATCTTGCTCTTTACCCACACTGTGTCTGCTGGCACCTGCAAATGGATGTGATTCGGTGTGAACCTCCCACAAAGCAGCCTTCACCTCACTGTCATCACATTGGCAGCACTGTTGAATGCTGTTGCAGACCTGCAGTAATGCCACTGCCCCGCTTTTGCATCATTCTCACCTCCTGTAGTATTTTTGAACAGACTATTTTGCTGACAATATCAAAGTGAACCTGTGCCCTCATCGGCTTATTTTCTAACTGGGAGCCTTTATTGCTTGGCAATTGCAATTGCATCTGTCATTAGGGATGAATTCTGGATCcttcagctaaagaaaaacCAATAATCATGGCACTGTGCCATAGCTGCCTGTATACAGAAGACCATGCTCATCATTTGGACATTCCCTAGCTGCACTGGAAAACAGATATAGGATGCAGTGAAGCCAGGCAGAAGGAGGAATGAAATAAATGTGGCTGCACTGCTCTCTGAGATGCGCAGCCACTAAGCTGTCTTCACCCAAGTGCAGAACTAAAAACTTTCTAAGGCTGTTTCTACCCAAAAAGGGCATCTGATCGGTCTGGAACAGATGACCACTTTGCTGAACTGTTCAAAGCTTCTTTGATTATTAAATCTTAAAGTACCTAAATATGAGATTGTTCCTCAACAAGCCTCCCAAAGCTGGAGCTGCATGCAAGGGTGAGGAGCGGTGTCCCATGCAATTGCAAGGTTTAAAACGAACCAGACCCAAAACTGTTAATCCACTAGTAGAAGagagaaagcacagaaaggtaCCCATATGAATGCAAAACCCAAATGCACAGAGGCAAaatctagaaaaacaaaattaaaaaggaaaaatgaataatcTGAGGAATAATATAGGTCTCCCTGCACAAAGACTTTGTATACAGTATTCATGGAAAGAGAAGTCATTGAGATTAAATGTACTGATAAAAGCAATAATGCAAAATAACATTGTCAAGCAGGCAGGAAGTGAGACCAAGAGTCAGATTTTGCAGACATGTATTATTAATGTGGTGCAAGGGCATGGAAACAGGAATGATGCTGTAAACCTCAGAAAACCTATACAGGGTAGCATCAAAAAACCTGTTCCAAGATAAAACCCCATGatgcaaactaaaaaaaaaaaaacaaaacctcttgggaaatcaaatgcaaaagaaGCAGTAGGATAGTAGGAAATATGTGAAGTGATAAGATTTCAGTCTTGTCTGAGAGAAAAACTCAGTCAACCAAAGTCCTATAATGATGGTAGGATTGTATAAAATTGAAGCTGCCAGCATTACGCTGAGTCCCTTGAAGGTGAGGTCAACAGGGCTGTCACTGTGTCAGTGACTGTACCAACTCAGGCGGGATAAGCATCTTCTGTTACACAGATCACAATGACTCTGTGCATGAGTGTTTTGCTGCACCCTTCTCTTACACACTTTTCCTACCAGAACCAGCAGGATGTTATTTCTTTTCACATGCCCATGCTTCACTTCACTTCAATGTTTATTTCATTTGAGAACTAAGAAGGATTGGCTGGTAATCAAGCTCCCTTTTCTTGAAAGTGCCTTTTGGGTGTCCCTGAAGCATGTATGTAAGTATGCTTCCACTTTCCCCATGCTGTGACTGGATGAGAAAAAGTTCAGCAagcacagcagccaggacaggaCAGCTGGAGTTCATGACTAAATACCTTTCCGGATGAGGATTACTTGCTTTGGAGAAGCAGGATGATTCCCAGTGCTTCATGGCCAACGCTGGTAATGTTAAAAGCCAGGTAAGTCAAACTGCTACTCTGCAAGGTTATGACCTCATCTAGATGGAGAAAGTTGGCAGCGGCATTTAGGCTCCTATCTGCAGAAATGAGTAATCCCTGTCAAAAATATAAGTAGAATTAGCTAAATCTACTGGGATCAGCATGTATCTCACAACCTTTTGCTGGCCACAACCTGGTTTGATAGAGTTCAGTAAGTGGAATGAAATTTGACTGCAACCACAGTAAAATGTACTTTTCTGCCATGTCATTCACATGCATTTGCTGACCTCCTTAGGATTATGTGCCAAAGAGGTAAAAGCCACAAAGCTGCACCTAAAGATAATTTCTAAATGCCTTTAATAATAGTTTTTCAAACTATCAGacattatttttactattttcccACCATCAAACAGCTATTGAATTCTGAAAAAAGGGGACAAAAAGCCAGCACAGACATGGTTATCACATATAACTATTACATACCACCAGAAAACACACAACCATTTATCCTGTCCCAAAATAAGGCTGTATGACTGAAAAGGCAACAACACTATGTGATGTTAGTGAGTTGTATTTTGGAATACCAATTCCTACAGCAGAAGACAGCTGGTGGCTTTTTGTCTGAGTTCATTGTCACCACAGAACCAAAAGACACccaaaggaagaagaaatgtCTAGCAATCATGTTTGATGTGAGTCTTTTCACCATTAAGTTTGAGGGTGTAAAGCAACTGAAGTAGATAATGACACTAAATCACTAGAGAGCATTTTAAAAGAGTTATTGCTTGTAACTCTTTATGATGCTGAAACTGCAATGCTACAACTTTGAGGTACACAACAAAAAGAGGGAATTAGATATACATAGCTGACTTAATTTTCTGGTCATGAAAGTACAGCAGATGAACCAAGATGTGAGATTCTCAAATTGCTAG
This genomic window contains:
- the LOC140683524 gene encoding uncharacterized protein, which produces MVGVCQLAGCLPGSAHLQAAGLLAGKGRERAGKGPEPQRRERGGSSPPTQRCPGHKPGRHTAASAKQQPGQFTEKKSHWDLIHAVKEMAKRQETISFPAGYPQLEDTTLEDAAGLKESLTHNLFGIVLPFIGDVETLGSLLPPPPEAPQRRAEHREPLRRWQLTVANLYTERQPLLSFLLPPLRARSPSFPSPRPPPSRPRRAPGAAAAARGRPWALPARGRAPRLPRRPPIRAAAAAGCASPLAAAAVSQGPPPRRGEAGGGAAGSGRASGAGRRRRCGCAICQEPRWEGAPEPRSPGRSGAEARRRQQQQQQQHQRGQPVRAHPCPGCGCAAARSRRLRARPRLGVARLPRGEAAAPGAAPLAAGGRGQPAEERSEEDASAAAPPRPRAALSRAEPSPAASGHVFEPFVRKCGECKLALFWGEIVESGML